In the Dolichospermum flos-aquae CCAP 1403/13F genome, ATGTTTCATCCAATCAAAACAGCTTTTGTCGCTACCAGTAAAGATTGTGTAAAATCAGCATATCCATTTGGATAGGTAGTTTTGATTATTGACTATTATAGTACCAAGTGCTATACTTTAGTTAAAGAAGACTAAGAGGATGTTTGAAAAGTTTTTAATGTACAAACAAACCCCTCTCCAAACCTCTCCCCTAAGCGGGGAGAGGCTTTGAAACCCCCCTTCCCTCGTAGGGAAGGGGGGCTGGGGGGTTAGGTTTTTGGAGATTATCGGTTTCATCTAATACTTTTCAAACAACCTCTAATATGGCAATCTACAAAACCCAATGGTTTAACCGTTGGGCAAAAGATCAGAAGTTAAATGATTCTAGTCTCTGTAATGCTGTTGCAGAAATGGCAGCAGGTCTTTACGACGCGGACCTAGGAGGTGGACTATTTAAAAAACGCATTGCCCGTTCTGGAAAGGGCAAGAGGGCTGGTTTCCGTACATTGGTTGCTACTAACAAGGAAGATAGTTGGTTTTTTGTGTTTGGGTTTCCAAAAAACGAGCGTAGCAATATTGATCAGGATGAAAAAGAAGCCTTGAAAAAACTGTCATCAGAACTGCTGTCTTTAACAGCAGAGGCTCTTGAAATAGCAAAATTGAAAGATGAATTAATAGAGGTAATCTGTAATGAGGAAGAAAAAGTCAGCAATTCTTGAGGCTGTTCACGAAACTGCTATAGGACTATACAAGGCTGGTGTAATGAGTCAAGTTACGTTACGCGAATTTGATAGCTTGTGTTTACCTCCAATTGAACCGCTAGAACCTCAACAAATTAAGCAACTTCGTGAATCATTCAATGTCAGCCAATCTGTGTTTGCTGCTATTTTAAACATCAGTTCATCAACTGTTCAAAAATGGGAAATTGGGCAAAAACGACCTACAGGCGCGGCTCTTAAATTATTGCATTTAGTCCGGGAAAAAGGTTTGGAAAGTTTAATTTATTAATCTAACCTGATTGCTAAATAAGTAAGAAATTGCAGTTTCTAATTGCCAGAATAATCTTTATTTAATCAGCAAAAAAAATAATAATGGTACAATCAGCCCTAAAACTAATCACAGTTAATGAATTTATTGCTCCTATTAGCTGTTCCTGAATATTGGATTGTAGATTATTTAGATATTGGTGGTAAATTTTTTCTGGTAGTTGTTGAAAAGCTATTGTGGCAATTTGGTAAACTTCTTCCCAACTAATGCGTTGATAATGGGATGAACCTGATTTGAGAATCAGAGGATAACTAAGTCTCCCTAAATCATCACATTCTTGAGAAGTCAGTTGTTGTAATTCACTAATATTATATTTTTGAAAAAAATCTTGTTTAATTCCTGGTTGCAATTCTGCTGCAATTGCTTCCACACTTTTAGCACAACGTTGTAAATATTCTCCCGCTTCATTTACAAACCCTCCCTTTTGTCCACCCGTACCCCAAGCACAGGATAAACAAGCACTTTTATGATTGAGAGTTTGCCATAATTGTAAACCTTGGGGTGACAGAGTTTTTTCTATCCAGTATTGGATAACAGGTAAACCACCACCGGCATTGCAATTAGATTTATTTTCAGGTAAATTATCCATAAATAGAAGTTTTATATCTTATTTCTTTACGGACTGATTTTTTAATATTTAGCTTATACCAATTTTACATCAGGCTGCACAGAAACATGAAATCCATTAATTAATTTATCCCTCTTCATCTGCGTTTATCTGCGTTTATCTGCGTTCAATTGGATCATCTTTTTTGTGGAGTTCTCTAATATTATTATAGCGGGCAAGATGCCCGCACTACCAATCACCAATTACCAATTACCAATCACCTATTCAGCCGTTTTATTAGCCGCACGATTAGCACGAGATTCGGCTGAAGCCATCACTTCTGCAAAGTTTTCCACAACTTCACCAGGGTGGTTTTCCAAGACTCTGGTAGAAATCGCCACTCGACCTTTACCTTCGTCTAAATCAATAATTACAGCTTTGATTGGTTGACCAATTTGAAAGACTTTGTCTAAAGATTCAATGAATTTTTGGCTAACTTGTTTGATGTGTAGTAAGGCGCTGACACCATTAAAATCTACAAATACACCAAAAGGTTTGATGCCGGTGATTTTTCCTTCGATTAATTGACCGATTTCTAATAAACTGAAGTTGCTAGAACGAGCCGCTAAACGTTGAGAAAGAACGAGTTTATTGGTTTCCCGATTAATTTCTAAAAAACCCACAGTGAGACTTTGACCTTTGAGTGCATCTAGGTTATCACGTTCGGACAGGTGCGATCGCGGAATAAAACCTCGTAAACCAAAAAGATCAACAGTGACACCACCTTTATTAACACCTGTTACCCGCACTTGAACAGTTTGGGAATTCTCTTGTATTTCTGCTAGTTTTTCCCAAATCTGCCGCATTTCCAATTGCTTACGGGAAATGGTAACTTGACCTTCAGCATCCTGATCCCGAATAATTAAAAACTCTAGTTCCTCATCCATCGGTAATATTTCCGACAAATCAGTTACTGCTCTCAAAGAAGCCTCCTCTTGGGGAAGAAACGCCGACGATTTACCACCAATGTCAACATAAGCACCGTCGTGGTCAACTTGGAATATTTTGCCACGAACAACTTGTCCTTTTTGAAATTGGTAATCGTGTTTTTCCAGTGCTTTGGCAAAATCGTCCATTGAAAAAGACGAATTGGCTGTTTGAGAAAGTTTAGATTCGGAATTCATGACGTTTGAAGATAAATTATTATTTGTCAGTGGTCAGTTGTCAGTAGGGGCGAAGCATTTGGAAGATAAATTATCGGTCATTGCCAAAAATAGTTCTCCAAATGCTTCGCCCGTACAGTTGTCAGTAGGGGCGAAGCATTTGGAAGATAAATTATCGATCATTGCAAAAAATAGTTCTCCAAATGCTTCGCCCGTACAGTTGTCAGTGGTCAGTTGTCAGTGGTCAGGACAATTGGCTAAAAAGTTGTTGGACTTGCACCCAAGCATCCGCCGCAGCTTTAGGATTATAACTGGCACGACGGTCACAAAAAAACCCATGATCAGATCCATCGTAGCGAAACAGCCGATGAGAAATGTTATATTTTGCAAATTCGGCGGCAATCTCTTCCACTTGTTCTGGAGGAATACTCGCATCTTCCGCACCAAAAAAGGTGTAGATAGTGCCTTTAATCTCTGATGTCCGCGTCACCGTGGGATTTCCACCGCCAGGAGTCCGGGTAGTAATTCCCGCACCATAAAAGGACGCAGTGGCTTTAATATCAGTGAGAGTAGCAGCTAAATAGGCGACGTGACCACCAAAACAAAAGCCAATACAACCAAATCCATCTGGTTTGACTTGGGGTAAAGTTTTCAGGTAGTTAATAGCTGCTTGAATATCGCTTAAAAGTTCTGATGCTGTGGTTTGTGAGGCATAATTTCTACCTGTTTCCATCGCGTCGGCAGTATAACCAGTCTCAAATCCAGGGGCTTGACGCTGAAACAGTGCTGGAGCAATTGCTACATATCCCAGTTTAGCAATCCGTTCTGTGACATCCCGAATATGCACATTAACGCCAAAAATCTCTTGCAAAACCACAATTCCTGGATAAGAACCGGTTGCTGTTGGTTTAGCTAAATAAGCGGCGATTTGCAAATTATCTTCAGAAATTTGAATTGTTGAAGTGTTTATTGTTGGCTCTGTCATAATTAAGTTGGTAGTAAGGGAATAGGCGAGAATTAATAATATTTATTAGCCCTGTTGGCGGAGCGGCCAACCTACTTCATTCATTCTGACTGTTGACTCCTAAATCGGTGTATTCTTCTGTGGTAATATTTTCCAAAGCAAACTAACTTATCAATCATATATTTAACAGGTAAATTATGGCCATTTGGATAAGTCTTATGGAGCAGGATGGGTAATGATTCAATTTCGTATTCAGCCAGATAGTGAAATTCCTGCATCTAATCAACTATTTAATCAAATCCGATTTGCGATCGCTTCTGGGCAATATACACCTGCATATAAACTGCCCAGTACCAGAGCTTTAGCAATGCAAACTGGATTACATCGCAATACCATTAGTAAAGTTTACCGCCAATTGGAGGAACAAGGATTTGTTGAAAGTCTAGCAGGTTCAGGAATCTATGTCCGCACCCAAGGTCATGAGGGTGGAAGTAAATCCCAGTCACCCATGCTTAAACAACATCCTGATGCTTATAAGGTAGTGCAACAAGCCCTAGATGAGTTACTTAGTCAAGGCTGTTCTCTCAATCAAGCCAGGGAACTATTTTTAGCGGAAGTGGACTGGCGTTTGCGTTGTAGTACCAGAGTATTAGTAGTAACCCCATCTCAAGATATTGGGGTTGGGGAATTAATGATTAATGAGTTGGAAGAATCCCTGCAAATCCCAGTCCAACTCGTAGCAATGGAAGAACTTATCAGCGTCCTCGACCAAACTACCTCAGCCACATTAGTCACCAGTCGTTATTTTATCGGAGAAGTGGAAGCGATCGCCTCACCAAAAGCTGTCCGGGTTATTCCTTTAGATATTCACGATTATAGCAAGGAACTCGCTGTAGTTAAAAGCCTAGCCAAATCTAGTTGTATCGGCATAGTTAGCCTTAGTCCTGGCATTCTCAGAGCCACAGAAGTCATTTTACACGGTTTACGCGGGGATGAATTATTGGTAATGACTGCCCAACCCAAGGATGCTTATAAACTACACGCTATCGTCAAACGCTCAGAAATTATCTTTTGTACGGATCAAGTCAGCTATTCTACCGCACAATCAGCTATGCAAACAGTCTTAGAAGACCTAATTCGTCCACCTAAACTCATTCGCTGTGAAAATTATATCGGCACACAGTCCATTAATTTATTAAAACGCGAACTGGGATTAATTTAATTTGTCAGTTGTCAGTTGTCAGTTGTTAGTTGTCAGTTGTTAGTAGGGGCGAAGCATTTGGAAGATAAATTATCGGTCATTGCCAAAAATAGTTCTCCAAATGCTTCGCCCGTACAGTTGTCAGTTGTCAGTTGTTAGTTGTCAGTTGTTAGTAGGGGCGAAGCATTTTGTACTCTTAAAACTGGGGTCTGTTTGACTTTGTGGATCTACTAAGGATTTCATATCCAATAATAAGTTTGGTAATTTTGTTTCTACCCCCTTACGTCCACTCCGGTCAAAACCATCAATTATCGGCTGACCACTCTCCAATTCCTGCATCCCTTTCCTGATGGTACGTCTATTCCATCCTAACTCTCGTTCTACTAAAGTCTGTCCACCTATTCCCAATCCTTTAACTACTTCTGCCATGAATTGTCTTCGATCGCTTCCCTTGAGTTTTTTGGCTGTTTTTATGTACAGATATTTTAGGTTCTCTGTTAGTTCAATGATAGATTTTGGACGCATTAGGTTAGCTGCACACTGAAATTATCTTCTCTCATTATATAGGGCTACTATTTGATTTTTGAACAAGCTGTAAACCGTAAACCCCATCGAATCAACGATTGAGTCTCAGTATAATGAACAACAATCAAACCGGATTCCTATAGGATCAATCATTCTGTGGAGTTCTCTTATTTATCTAACCCACCATAATATTACGCTGTGACTTCTTCCTTCACTTCCTGCTGTAAAGCTGAAACCAGTCTATTTAGTGCATTTACGTAAGCCTGAGCCGATGCCAC is a window encoding:
- a CDS encoding dienelactone hydrolase family protein; its protein translation is MTEPTINTSTIQISEDNLQIAAYLAKPTATGSYPGIVVLQEIFGVNVHIRDVTERIAKLGYVAIAPALFQRQAPGFETGYTADAMETGRNYASQTTASELLSDIQAAINYLKTLPQVKPDGFGCIGFCFGGHVAYLAATLTDIKATASFYGAGITTRTPGGGNPTVTRTSEIKGTIYTFFGAEDASIPPEQVEEIAAEFAKYNISHRLFRYDGSDHGFFCDRRASYNPKAAADAWVQVQQLFSQLS
- a CDS encoding helix-turn-helix domain-containing protein, producing the protein MRKKKSAILEAVHETAIGLYKAGVMSQVTLREFDSLCLPPIEPLEPQQIKQLRESFNVSQSVFAAILNISSSTVQKWEIGQKRPTGAALKLLHLVREKGLESLIY
- a CDS encoding S1 RNA-binding domain-containing protein — protein: MNSESKLSQTANSSFSMDDFAKALEKHDYQFQKGQVVRGKIFQVDHDGAYVDIGGKSSAFLPQEEASLRAVTDLSEILPMDEELEFLIIRDQDAEGQVTISRKQLEMRQIWEKLAEIQENSQTVQVRVTGVNKGGVTVDLFGLRGFIPRSHLSERDNLDALKGQSLTVGFLEINRETNKLVLSQRLAARSSNFSLLEIGQLIEGKITGIKPFGVFVDFNGVSALLHIKQVSQKFIESLDKVFQIGQPIKAVIIDLDEGKGRVAISTRVLENHPGEVVENFAEVMASAESRANRAANKTAE
- a CDS encoding type II toxin-antitoxin system RelE/ParE family toxin translates to MAIYKTQWFNRWAKDQKLNDSSLCNAVAEMAAGLYDADLGGGLFKKRIARSGKGKRAGFRTLVATNKEDSWFFVFGFPKNERSNIDQDEKEALKKLSSELLSLTAEALEIAKLKDELIEVICNEEEKVSNS
- a CDS encoding GntR family transcriptional regulator, with the protein product MIQFRIQPDSEIPASNQLFNQIRFAIASGQYTPAYKLPSTRALAMQTGLHRNTISKVYRQLEEQGFVESLAGSGIYVRTQGHEGGSKSQSPMLKQHPDAYKVVQQALDELLSQGCSLNQARELFLAEVDWRLRCSTRVLVVTPSQDIGVGELMINELEESLQIPVQLVAMEELISVLDQTTSATLVTSRYFIGEVEAIASPKAVRVIPLDIHDYSKELAVVKSLAKSSCIGIVSLSPGILRATEVILHGLRGDELLVMTAQPKDAYKLHAIVKRSEIIFCTDQVSYSTAQSAMQTVLEDLIRPPKLIRCENYIGTQSINLLKRELGLI